Proteins from one Fibrobacter succinogenes genomic window:
- a CDS encoding DUF4832 domain-containing protein: MAKSIFLVGATFAALTTGFIATSAFAAARSVALNKSIETLEPMKGIVFWPDQAKSQKNLQSAISLEFSYCLPCAVVTGKTGDKINYDWSSFEKLLDDIKSRGHQAIVRFRIEYPNETITNAPNCTEGVKGATAVPNYFVTNSNYQETFSENPGGDGPTYYADWSSTALQWFYKQFYADFAAKYDKDPRIAFVQAGFGHWAEYHIYGTKLILGTNFPSKEYQSEFLTHLDTLFTETPWNISIDAADKTYSPIAENKTLLGLKFGLFDDSFMHKEHDISQGDGDNEKNWQTIGKDRWKTSPAGGEISYYEDKDQHEFLNPAGLYGITWEDAASKYHMTYIIGNDAPEGKYATKSRVFEASSYAGYKFEITSFAVNKISAAIRVKNVGIAPLYHNAYVTVKGVRSEKTLKGLLPGEEATYTISGISIADSESPELTITGDKLLKDATIPYKANLDGKAKVIEGLIEENGTTAIAHRNKNAASKVHEKQAQNARIVDLNGRAVHSTNAQNAMKKSPKAYYKVK; encoded by the coding sequence ATGGCTAAAAGTATTTTTCTTGTTGGCGCAACATTTGCCGCACTAACAACAGGCTTTATCGCGACAAGCGCTTTTGCTGCAGCGCGTTCTGTCGCGCTAAACAAAAGCATTGAAACGCTTGAGCCGATGAAAGGAATCGTATTCTGGCCCGACCAAGCAAAAAGCCAAAAGAATTTGCAGAGCGCCATCTCGCTTGAATTCTCGTACTGCCTCCCCTGCGCCGTAGTAACAGGCAAAACCGGCGACAAAATCAACTACGACTGGAGCAGTTTTGAAAAGTTGCTCGACGACATCAAGAGCCGTGGGCACCAAGCCATCGTACGGTTCCGCATCGAGTATCCGAACGAAACCATCACAAATGCACCTAATTGCACCGAAGGCGTGAAGGGCGCCACCGCCGTTCCCAACTACTTCGTTACAAACAGCAATTACCAAGAAACATTCTCCGAAAACCCTGGCGGCGACGGTCCCACTTACTACGCCGACTGGAGCAGTACCGCACTCCAGTGGTTCTACAAGCAATTCTACGCTGACTTCGCTGCGAAATACGACAAGGACCCGCGTATTGCATTCGTGCAGGCAGGCTTCGGGCACTGGGCCGAATACCACATCTACGGCACCAAACTCATACTCGGCACGAACTTTCCTTCCAAGGAATACCAAAGCGAATTTCTGACACATCTTGATACATTATTCACCGAAACACCTTGGAACATTTCGATTGACGCCGCTGACAAAACCTACTCGCCCATTGCCGAGAACAAGACTTTGCTTGGGCTCAAATTCGGGCTGTTCGACGATTCCTTCATGCACAAAGAACACGATATATCGCAAGGCGACGGAGACAACGAAAAGAATTGGCAAACAATCGGCAAAGACCGCTGGAAAACATCGCCCGCCGGCGGTGAAATCAGCTACTACGAAGACAAGGACCAGCACGAGTTCCTGAACCCCGCTGGACTTTATGGCATCACCTGGGAAGATGCCGCCAGCAAATACCACATGACATACATCATCGGCAACGACGCGCCCGAAGGCAAGTACGCCACAAAATCGCGTGTCTTTGAGGCCAGTTCCTATGCGGGCTATAAATTCGAGATTACGAGTTTTGCGGTCAACAAGATTTCGGCTGCCATCCGCGTGAAAAACGTAGGCATCGCACCACTCTACCACAACGCCTACGTGACAGTGAAGGGCGTGCGCAGTGAAAAAACGCTCAAGGGGCTTTTGCCCGGCGAAGAGGCAACCTACACCATCTCAGGAATTTCTATTGCCGACAGTGAATCGCCTGAGCTCACCATCACCGGCGACAAACTTTTGAAAGACGCGACCATCCCCTACAAAGCAAACCTCGACGGGAAAGCAAAAGTCATTGAAGGGCTAATTGAAGAAAATGGAACAACAGCAATCGCACATAGGAACAAGAATGCCGCAAGCAAAGTTCACGAAAAGCAAGCGCAAAACGCCCGCATCGTCGATCTTAATGGCCGCGCCGTACATAGCACCAACGCTCAAAACGCAATGAAAAAATCGCCCAAAGCGTACTATAAAGTGAAATAA
- a CDS encoding NERD domain-containing protein codes for MGIIDALFFKYFGPVFIKEDSDAESFIEKMKSLSSRASGKIKERIDEQIAIAEAGLKGENQIAFELKNSGMDMLIMHDLYLEKNGLSAQIDFLVITRKHIFVIECKNLYGNIEIDEKGNFIRHKGQGKFYRKEGFPSPVSQNERHLNILKEIRREYKNNFVTQGLFDKLFPKTYRSIVVLANPKTILNDSKAPEEIRKVVIRLDQLVAYIRKIEEDDDSLKSSEKDMHELLDSFIKCSKPIKSDYAKKYEEMLTEVIANKAEPQCEKSTPKVVEKPKEKVVSKDENTTEKICPKCGKPLVLRTAKKGENAGNQFWGCSGFPKCWYRE; via the coding sequence ATGGGTATTATTGATGCTTTATTTTTTAAATATTTTGGTCCTGTATTCATTAAGGAAGATAGCGATGCAGAATCTTTTATTGAAAAGATGAAGTCTCTTTCTTCAAGAGCTTCTGGAAAAATCAAAGAAAGAATCGATGAGCAAATTGCTATTGCTGAAGCAGGGCTTAAGGGCGAAAATCAGATTGCTTTTGAATTGAAAAATAGTGGTATGGATATGCTTATTATGCATGACCTCTATTTGGAAAAGAACGGTCTTTCTGCTCAAATTGATTTTTTAGTGATTACAAGAAAGCATATTTTTGTTATTGAGTGTAAAAATCTTTATGGTAATATAGAAATTGATGAAAAGGGAAATTTTATTCGTCATAAGGGTCAAGGAAAATTTTACCGTAAAGAAGGATTCCCGTCTCCAGTTTCCCAAAACGAAAGGCATTTGAATATTCTCAAAGAAATTCGTCGAGAGTACAAAAATAATTTTGTAACACAGGGCTTGTTTGATAAGTTGTTCCCAAAAACATATCGGTCTATTGTTGTCTTGGCAAATCCGAAGACAATTTTGAATGACTCTAAAGCTCCTGAAGAAATTCGTAAGGTTGTTATTCGTTTGGATCAGCTTGTTGCCTATATAAGGAAAATTGAAGAAGATGATGATTCTTTAAAATCTTCTGAGAAGGATATGCATGAATTGTTAGATTCCTTCATTAAGTGTAGTAAGCCGATAAAATCAGATTATGCAAAAAAATATGAGGAAATGCTTACTGAGGTTATTGCAAATAAGGCCGAACCTCAGTGTGAAAAGTCAACTCCTAAAGTTGTTGAAAAACCTAAAGAAAAAGTAGTTTCGAAAGATGAGAATACAACTGAAAAAATTTGCCCCAAGTGTGGAAAACCTTTAGTTTTGCGAACAGCGAAAAAAGGCGAAAACGCTGGCAATCAATTCTGGGGCTGTAGTGGGTTTCCTAAATGCTGGTATAGAGAATAA